From Ficedula albicollis isolate OC2 chromosome 5, FicAlb1.5, whole genome shotgun sequence, one genomic window encodes:
- the LOC101814802 gene encoding pepsin A-like isoform X2, translating into MFFSLGWHLNPSQNHPQQDEYFGTISIGTPAQEFTVVFDTGSSNLWVPSVFCSSPACRNHNRFNPAESSTFLSTNDTLFIAYGTGSMTGILGYDTVNVAGINVRNQIFGLAETEPGDFFYYTPFDGILGLAFPSIASSGATPVFDNMMMENLVDRNLFSVYLSRDSQAGSFVLFGAIDPYYTTRGISWIPLSAETYWQIAMESVSANGAPVACSSGCQAIVDTGTTLLAVPIRAYRTLMALLGASSSGEISCEAASNLPNLVFHIHGKEFPVPPRAYVLRSNGYCSLGLQGMDVPTEEGELWILGDVFIREYYVIFDRANNKVGLSQLP; encoded by the exons atgtttttttcccttggatgGCATCTTAATCCCAGCCAAAATCACCCACAGCAG GATGAGTACTTTGGCACCATCTCCATTGGGACCCCAGCCCAGGAATTCACCGTGGTCTTCGACACTGGCTCCTCCAACCTCTGGGTTCCCTCGGtcttctgctccagcccagcctgca GGAATCACAACCGCTTCAATCCCGCGGAATCCTCCACGTTTCTCAGCACCAATGACACCCTGTTCATCGCCTACGGCACAGGAAGCATGACCGGAATCCTGGGATACGACACTGTCAAC GTTGCCGGCATCAACGTCCGCAACCAGATTTTTGGGCTGGCTGAGACGGAGCCAGGAGATTTCTTCTACTACACCCCCTTTGACGGCATCCTGGGATTGGCATTCCCAAGCATTGCCTCCTCCGGAGCCACCCCTGTCTTCGACAACATGATGATGGAAAACCTTGTGGATAGGAATCTTTTCTCTGTCTACCTGAGCAG GGACAGCCAAGCTGGGAGCTTCGTCCTCTTTGGTGCCATCGATCCCTACTACACCACCAGAGGCATCTCCTGGATCCCGCTCTCTGCCGAAACCTACTGGCAGATCGCCATGGAGAG TGTCTCTGCCAACGGGGCTCCAGTGGCCTGTTCCTCGGGATGCCAGGCCATCGTGGATACAGGAACCACTCTGCTGGCTGTTCCTATCCGGGCCTATCGAACCCTCATGGCGCTCCTCGGTGCCAGCTCCAGTGGCGAG ATCAGCTGTGAGGCTGCCAGCAACCTTCCCAACCTCGTCTTCCACATCCACGGCAAGgaattcccagtgccacccagaGCCTACGTGTTACGG AGTAATGGGTACTGCAGTCTGGGATTGCAAGGCATGGATGTGCCCACAGAGGAGGGTGAGCTCTGGATCCTGGGGGATGTCTTTATCCGGGAATATTACGTCATCTTCGACAGGGCCAACAACAAGgtggggctgtcccagctgccctga
- the VPS37C gene encoding vacuolar protein sorting-associated protein 37C isoform X2: MDTLRNRTVEELRELQEDSQEIERLALESQEVQELQLEREMALAANRSLAEQNLKFQVPLETGRSDLSKKYQELQELAGRCREQKEKLEKFSAALQPQTLLDLLQVESQKIEEESEKMAEKFLEGEVPLETFLEQFSGMRKLSHLRRVRVEKLQEIVRKSEGSQERTRDSQPPVPPPPHVPTDPPKPFPSGSQAFPLPYSPAPTLPPGPAAHGALPAAPFPGSPAVVAHVASSQPSSQPAFPYPLPPAPGYPAASAADSAPGYPKSTSAGFSWSPSRGPPQPLPYPAPHPSPPPARPGYPPYIPPGAGRPQCPYPTQPPLPNFPIPTQAPYPGPPPPFGYPPPPNPQRPPTWPGY; the protein is encoded by the exons ATGGATACGCTGAGGAACCGGACAGTGGAGGAGCTccgggagctgcaggaggattcCCAGGAGATTGAGCGCTTGGCTTTGGAATCCCAGGAG GTTCAGGAGCTCCAGCTGGAAAGGGAGATGGCCCTGGCTGCCAACCGGAGCTTGGCCGAGCAGAACCTGAAATTCCAGGTGCCGCTGGAGACGGGGCGCAGTGACCTCTCCAAGAAataccaggagctgcaggagctggctgggaggtgcagggagcagaaggaaaagctgg AGAAATTCTCGGCAGCGCTGCAACCTCAGACTTTGCTGGATCTTCTCCAGGTGGAAAGCCAGAAGATTGAAGAGGAATCTGAG AAAATGGCTGAGAAATTCCTGGAGGGCGAGGTGCCCCTGGAGACGTTCCTGGAGCAGTTTTCCGGGATGAGGAAGTTGTCCCACCTGCGCCGGGTCCGggtggagaagctgcaggagatCGTGAGGAAGTCGGAGGGATCCCAGGAGCGCACCAGGGACTCTCAGcctcctgttcctcctcctcctcacgTTCCCACAGATCCACCAAAGCCCTTCCCATCGGGATCTCAGGCCTTCCCTCTGCCCTACAGCCCGGCCCCGACCCTTCCGCCTGGCCCCGCAGCCCACGGAGCGCTGCCTGCCGCCCCTTTCCCGGGATCTCCAGCCGTCGTGGCACACGTGgcttcctcccagcccagctcccagcccgcCTTTCCCTACCCGCTGCCTCCAGCTCCCGGGTATCCAGCGGCTTCCGCAGCTGACTCTGCGCCAGGCTATCCCAAATCCACCTCGGCGGGCTTTTCCTGGTCTCCATCCCGGGGCCCACCACAGCCCTTGCCCTatcctgctccccatccctctcctccccctgccaGACCAGGATACCCTCCCTACatcccacctggagcagggagacCGCAGTGTCCATACCCCACTCAGCCCCCTCTCCCGAATTTCCCGATCCCAACGCAGGCTCCCTATCCCGGGCCTCCACCACCCTTTGGATACCCCCCGCCTCCGAACCCTCAGCGTCCTCCTACCTGGCCTGGATACTAA
- the VWCE gene encoding von Willebrand factor C and EGF domain-containing protein, which yields MLVELLFQAACVSLFLSSGQGRVYPARKKPASFAVERGLRTGWPQALVSHRRRVGPHVCFPGSGSGCCPGWMLSPGSGKCTLPLCSFGCGGGSCIAPNLCMCPDGEQGITCPEPPGTCGEYGCDLSCNHGGCQEVARVCPVGFSMAETANGVRCTDIDECQSAACEGTCVNTEGGFACECGAGRELSADRRSCRDMDECQATPCQHRCENSVGSYRCSCRPGYHLHGNRHSCVDVDECRPPGGGHSCQHSCHNIPGSFRCSCRPGYRLSADRVSCEGYPKSILAPSPILQSLQHPPTLVLLPPSSHLLPRGSPSPHLPVAPPGTQFPPSSPSLSPEPSPRAMGAPGTSIPPSRRCWHRGIPREPGARWTEPGCQSCTCQGGQVLCDTVSCSVPCSHPLPAPAGGCCPTCTGCLHEGVARDDGDVFSPSDGNCTICVCLAGNVSCLSPECPPGSCPSPSPADCCSCNPEKCNFRGRTYAHGARFSLDGDDCTTCVCQGGEVECSFTPCPMLDCPQHQRHLGPGQCCSTCRDPPAPAGCFLDDNGVEFPVGQIWSPGDPCELCICQADGSVSCQRTDCLETCPYPIRIPGQCCPDCSAGCTYMGRIFSNNETFPSALDPCLSCICLLGSVACSPLECAIVCSYPFHPEGRCCPVCEDCNYQGRKVENGQSFIPEGQPCTRCTCQLGEVSCEERPCPRSCSEPPTLPVGCCPSCPATDIRLPLQDRDLSPSSSQPPSSSSSQSPSSSPSSSSSPSSSHSPTSPPFSPQSPVPEDSSPGTPQHHRYRLAQLLLPTTLPLGPSPGIWGAGKPPPTIPNPSGYPLAPTVPPEPLHEATAPPDPTGSPEAQGSPRNEDPSAVPSDSPSFQVPGVPGMP from the exons ATGTTGGTGGAGCTGCTCTTCCAGGctgcctgtgtgtccctgttCCTCTCCAGCGGCCAGGGCAGGGTGTATCCCGCGAGGAAGAAGCCGGCCAGCTTTGCCGTGGAGAG GGGGCTCAGGACAGGGTGGCCTCAGGCTCTGGTGTCCCACAGGCGCCGCGTGGGGCCCCACGTCTGCTTCCCAGGCTCCGGCAGCGGATGTTGTCCCGGCTGGATGCTGTCCCCGGGCAGCGGGAAGTGCACCCTGC CACTCTGCTCCTTCGGCTGCGGCGGTGGCTCCTGCATCGCTCCCAACCTTTGCATGTGCCCGGACGGAGAGCAGGGAATCACCTGCCCAG AGCCACCGGGAACTTGCGGAGAGTATGGCTGTGACCTGTCCTGTAACCACGGCGGCTGCCAGGAGGTCGCCCGTGTGTGTCCCGTCGGCTTCTCCATGGCCGAGACGGCCAACGGCGTCCGCTGCACCG ACATCGACGAGTGCCAGAGCGCGGCCTGCGAGGGGACGTGCGTGAACACGGAGGGCGGGTTCGCCTGCGAGTGCGGAGCCGGCCGGGAGCTCTCTGCTGACCGCCGCAGCTGCCGGG ACATGGATGAATGCCAGGCCACGCCGTGCCAGCACCGCTGCGAGAACAGCGTGGGCAGCTACCGCTGCTCCTGCCGGCCCGGATACCACCTCCACGGGAACCGGCATTCCTGCGTAG ATGTGGATGAGTGCCGGCCCCC gggggggggccactcctgccagcacagctgccacaACATTCCCGGCAGCTTCCGCTGCTCTTGCCGCCCCGGATACCGGCTCAGCGCGGACAGGGTGTCCTGTGAAG GGTACCCCAAATCTATCCTGGCCCCGTCGCCCATCCTGCAATCCCTTCAGCATCCACCCACCCTtgtcctgctccctcccagctcccacctgctcCCGAGGGgttccccctctccccacctcCCTGTGGCACCTCCTGGTACTCagttccctccctcctccccatccctgtcccctgagCCATCCCCACGTGCCATGGGAGCCCCCGGCAcctccatcccaccatcccGTCGTTGTTGGCACCGGGGAATCCCTCGGGAGCCCGGCGCTCGCTGGACAGAGCCGGGATGCCAGAGCTGCACCTGCCAG GGGGGACAAGTCCTCTGTGACACGGTgagctgctctgttccctgctcccacccactTCCCGCTCCGGCTGGGGGTTGCTGCcccacctgcacag GGTGCCTGCACGAGGGGGTGGCCAGGGATGATGGCGATGTCTTCTCCCCATCCGATGGGAATTGCACCATCTGTGTCTGCTTG GCCGGGAAtgtctcctgcctctccccGGAATGCCCCCCAGgatcctgccccagcccctctccagctgactgctgctcctgcaaTCCAG AAAAGTGCAATTTCCGGGGACGCACGTACGCGCACGGAGCCCGGTTCAGCCTGGATGGGGACGACTGCACCACCTGTGTCTGCCAG GGAGGAGAGGTGGAATGTTCCTTCACTCCCTGCCCCATGCTGGACTGTCCCCAGCACCAGCGACACCTGGgtcctgggcagtgctgctccacCTGTCGGGACCCTCCGGCCCCTGCCG GTTGCTTCCTGGATGACAACGGCGTGGAGTTTCCCGTTGGACAGATCTGGTCTCCGGGCGATCCCTGTGAGTTATGCATCTGCCAG GCAGACGGCTCCGTGAGCTGCCAGCGCACGGATTGCTTGGAGACGTGTCCGTATCCCATCCGCATTCCCGGGCAGTGCTGCCCCGactgctctgcag GCTGCACCTACATGGGGAGGATATTTTCCAACAACGAGACCTTCCCGTCAGCGCTGGATCCCTGCCTGAGCTGCATCTGCCTG CTGGGCTCGGTGGCCTGCTCGCCTCTGGAATGTGCCATCGTCTGCTCCTACCCCTTCCACCCCGAGGGTCGGTGCTGCCCCGTCTGTGAGG ACTGCAACTACCAGGGCAGGAAGGTGGAGAACGGCCAGAGCTTCATTCCCGAGGGTCAGCCCTGTACCCGCTGCACATGCCAG CTTGGAGAGGTGAGCTGTGAGGAGAGGCCGTGCCCCcgctcctgctctgagccccccaCGCTGCCCGTGGgctgctgcccatcctgccCAG CCACAGACATCCGACTCCCGCTGCAGGACAGAGAcctgtccccatcctcatcccagcccccatcctcatcctcatcccagTCCCCATCCTcatctccatcctcatcctcatctccatcctcatcccactCCCCAACCTCACCCCCATTCTCACCCCAGTCCCCAGTCCCTGAAGATTCATCCCCTGGCACCCCTCAACACCACCGCTACcgcctggcccagctcctgcttcccaccACACTTCCCCTTGGCCCCTCTccggggatttggggtgctgggaagCCCCCACCAACCATTCCAAATCCCTCTGGATATCCTCTGGCACCCACTGTGCCCCCCGAGCCCCTCCATGAGGCCACAGCCCCCCCTGATCCCACGGGCAGCCCTGAGGCTCAGGGATCCCCCAGGAATGAGGATCCCTCTGCGGTGCCATCGGACAGCCCCAGCTTCCAGGTGCCAGGTGTGCCTGGAATGCCATGA
- the VPS37C gene encoding vacuolar protein sorting-associated protein 37C isoform X1: METSNWNLQESGRMDTLRNRTVEELRELQEDSQEIERLALESQEVQELQLEREMALAANRSLAEQNLKFQVPLETGRSDLSKKYQELQELAGRCREQKEKLEKFSAALQPQTLLDLLQVESQKIEEESEKMAEKFLEGEVPLETFLEQFSGMRKLSHLRRVRVEKLQEIVRKSEGSQERTRDSQPPVPPPPHVPTDPPKPFPSGSQAFPLPYSPAPTLPPGPAAHGALPAAPFPGSPAVVAHVASSQPSSQPAFPYPLPPAPGYPAASAADSAPGYPKSTSAGFSWSPSRGPPQPLPYPAPHPSPPPARPGYPPYIPPGAGRPQCPYPTQPPLPNFPIPTQAPYPGPPPPFGYPPPPNPQRPPTWPGY; this comes from the exons ATGGAGACATCTAACTGGAATTTGCAG GAATCTGGGAGGATGGATACGCTGAGGAACCGGACAGTGGAGGAGCTccgggagctgcaggaggattcCCAGGAGATTGAGCGCTTGGCTTTGGAATCCCAGGAG GTTCAGGAGCTCCAGCTGGAAAGGGAGATGGCCCTGGCTGCCAACCGGAGCTTGGCCGAGCAGAACCTGAAATTCCAGGTGCCGCTGGAGACGGGGCGCAGTGACCTCTCCAAGAAataccaggagctgcaggagctggctgggaggtgcagggagcagaaggaaaagctgg AGAAATTCTCGGCAGCGCTGCAACCTCAGACTTTGCTGGATCTTCTCCAGGTGGAAAGCCAGAAGATTGAAGAGGAATCTGAG AAAATGGCTGAGAAATTCCTGGAGGGCGAGGTGCCCCTGGAGACGTTCCTGGAGCAGTTTTCCGGGATGAGGAAGTTGTCCCACCTGCGCCGGGTCCGggtggagaagctgcaggagatCGTGAGGAAGTCGGAGGGATCCCAGGAGCGCACCAGGGACTCTCAGcctcctgttcctcctcctcctcacgTTCCCACAGATCCACCAAAGCCCTTCCCATCGGGATCTCAGGCCTTCCCTCTGCCCTACAGCCCGGCCCCGACCCTTCCGCCTGGCCCCGCAGCCCACGGAGCGCTGCCTGCCGCCCCTTTCCCGGGATCTCCAGCCGTCGTGGCACACGTGgcttcctcccagcccagctcccagcccgcCTTTCCCTACCCGCTGCCTCCAGCTCCCGGGTATCCAGCGGCTTCCGCAGCTGACTCTGCGCCAGGCTATCCCAAATCCACCTCGGCGGGCTTTTCCTGGTCTCCATCCCGGGGCCCACCACAGCCCTTGCCCTatcctgctccccatccctctcctccccctgccaGACCAGGATACCCTCCCTACatcccacctggagcagggagacCGCAGTGTCCATACCCCACTCAGCCCCCTCTCCCGAATTTCCCGATCCCAACGCAGGCTCCCTATCCCGGGCCTCCACCACCCTTTGGATACCCCCCGCCTCCGAACCCTCAGCGTCCTCCTACCTGGCCTGGATACTAA
- the LOC101814802 gene encoding pepsin A-like isoform X1, translated as MKLLLLLTLVGLAQGFQTRVPLRKMKSLRQRLQEQGLLESYLKQHPYNLAAKYFPGIAVEPLENYMDDEYFGTISIGTPAQEFTVVFDTGSSNLWVPSVFCSSPACRNHNRFNPAESSTFLSTNDTLFIAYGTGSMTGILGYDTVNVAGINVRNQIFGLAETEPGDFFYYTPFDGILGLAFPSIASSGATPVFDNMMMENLVDRNLFSVYLSRDSQAGSFVLFGAIDPYYTTRGISWIPLSAETYWQIAMESVSANGAPVACSSGCQAIVDTGTTLLAVPIRAYRTLMALLGASSSGEISCEAASNLPNLVFHIHGKEFPVPPRAYVLRSNGYCSLGLQGMDVPTEEGELWILGDVFIREYYVIFDRANNKVGLSQLP; from the exons AtgaagctgctcctgctcctcaccctggTGGGCCTGGCCCAGGGCTTCCAGACCAG GGTGCCGCTGAGGAAGATGAAGTCGCTGcggcagaggctgcaggagcaggggttgCTGGAGAGTTACCTGAAGCAGCATCCCTACAACCTGGCTGCCAAGTATTTCCCGGGCATTGCTGTGGAGCCCCTGGAGAACTACATGGAt GATGAGTACTTTGGCACCATCTCCATTGGGACCCCAGCCCAGGAATTCACCGTGGTCTTCGACACTGGCTCCTCCAACCTCTGGGTTCCCTCGGtcttctgctccagcccagcctgca GGAATCACAACCGCTTCAATCCCGCGGAATCCTCCACGTTTCTCAGCACCAATGACACCCTGTTCATCGCCTACGGCACAGGAAGCATGACCGGAATCCTGGGATACGACACTGTCAAC GTTGCCGGCATCAACGTCCGCAACCAGATTTTTGGGCTGGCTGAGACGGAGCCAGGAGATTTCTTCTACTACACCCCCTTTGACGGCATCCTGGGATTGGCATTCCCAAGCATTGCCTCCTCCGGAGCCACCCCTGTCTTCGACAACATGATGATGGAAAACCTTGTGGATAGGAATCTTTTCTCTGTCTACCTGAGCAG GGACAGCCAAGCTGGGAGCTTCGTCCTCTTTGGTGCCATCGATCCCTACTACACCACCAGAGGCATCTCCTGGATCCCGCTCTCTGCCGAAACCTACTGGCAGATCGCCATGGAGAG TGTCTCTGCCAACGGGGCTCCAGTGGCCTGTTCCTCGGGATGCCAGGCCATCGTGGATACAGGAACCACTCTGCTGGCTGTTCCTATCCGGGCCTATCGAACCCTCATGGCGCTCCTCGGTGCCAGCTCCAGTGGCGAG ATCAGCTGTGAGGCTGCCAGCAACCTTCCCAACCTCGTCTTCCACATCCACGGCAAGgaattcccagtgccacccagaGCCTACGTGTTACGG AGTAATGGGTACTGCAGTCTGGGATTGCAAGGCATGGATGTGCCCACAGAGGAGGGTGAGCTCTGGATCCTGGGGGATGTCTTTATCCGGGAATATTACGTCATCTTCGACAGGGCCAACAACAAGgtggggctgtcccagctgccctga
- the DDB1 gene encoding DNA damage-binding protein 1 codes for MSYNYVVTAQKPTASLLWHSCPLFPGHFTSAEDLNLLIAKNTRLEIYVVTAEGLRPVKEVGMYGKTAVMELFRPKGESKDLLFILTAKYNACILEYKQNGDSIDIITRAHGNVQDRIGRPSETGIIGIIDPECRMIGLRLYDGLFKVIPLDRENKELKAFNIRLEELQVIDVKFLYGCQAPTICFVYQDPQGRHVKTYEVSLREKEFNKGPWKQENVEAEASMVIAVPEPFGGAIIIGQESITYHNGDKYLAIAPPIIKQSTIVCHNRVDPNGSRYLLGDMEGRLFMLLLEKEEQMDGTVTLKDLRVELLGETSIAECLTYLDNGVVFVGSRLGDSQLVKLNVDSNEQGSYVVAMETFTNLGPIVDMCVVDLERQGQGQLVTCSGAFKEGSLRIIRNGIGIHEHASIDLPGIKGLWPLRSDPHRETDNTLVLSFVGQTRVLMLNGEEVEETELTGFVDDQQTFFCGNVAHQQLIQITSASVRLVSQEPKSLVSEWKEPNGKNISVASCNSNQVVVAVGRALYYLEIRPQELRQISCTEMEHEVACLDITPLGDSNGMSPLCAIGLWTDISARILKLPSFELLHKEMLGGEIIPRSILMTTFESSHYLLCALGDGALFYFGLSLETGLLSDRKKVTLGTQPTVLRTFRSLSTTNVFACSDRPTVIYSSNHKLVFSNVNLKEVNYMCPLNSDGYPDSLALANNSTLTIGTIDEIQKLHIRTVPLYESPRKICYQEVSQCFGVLSSRIEVQDASGGTTALRPSASTQALSSSVSTSKLFSSSTAPHETSFGEEVEVHNLLIIDQHTFEVLHAHQFLQNEYALSLVSCKLGKDPNTYFIVGTAMVYPEEAEPKQGRIVVFHYSDGKLQSLAEKEVKGAVYSMVEFNGKLLASINSTVRLYEWTAEKELRTECNHYNNIMALYLKTKGDFILVGDLMRSVLLLAYKPMEGNFEEIARDFNPNWMSAVEILDDDNFLGAENAFNLFVCQKDSAATTDEERQHLQEVGLSHLGEFVNVFCHGSLVMQNLGETSTPTQGSVLFGTVNGMIGLVTSLSESWYNLLLDMQNRLNKVIKSVGKIEHSFWRSFHTERKTEPATGFIDGDLIESFLDISRPKMQEVVANLQIDDGSGMKREATVDDLIKIVEELTRIH; via the exons ATGTCTTATAACTACGTGGTGACGGCGCAGAAGCCGACggcc TCCCTCCTCTGGCATTCCTGCCCTCTTTTCCCAGGACACTTCACCTCTGCCGAGGACCTGAACCTGCTGATTGCCAAGAACACCCGGCTGGAGATTTACGTGGTGACAGCCGAGGGGCTCCGGCCCGTCAAGGAGGTGGGAATGTACGGGAAAACCGCCGTCATGGAGCTGTTCCGCCCCAAg GGGGAGAGCAAGGATTTGCTGTTCATCCTGACGGCCAAGTACAACGCCTGCATCCTGGAATACAAGCAGAACGGGGACAGCATCGACATCATCACCCGTGCCCATGGAAACGTGCAG GATCGCATCGGCCGCCCCTCGGAGACGGGGATTATTGGGATCATCGATCCCGAGTGCCGGATGATCGGGCTGCGGCTCTATGACGGCCTCTTCAAGGTCATCCCCCTGGACAGGGAGAACAAGGAGTTAAAGGCCTTCAACATCCGCCTGGAAGAGCTCCAGGTCATCGACGTGAAGTTCCTTTACGGCTGCCAAGCTCCCACCATCTGCTTCGTCTACCAG GACCCCCAGGGCCGCCATGTGAAGACGTACGAGGTGTCCCTGCGGGAGAAGGAATTCAACAAAGGCCCTtggaagcaggaaaatgtgGAGGCCGAAGCCTCCATGGTCATTGCAG TGCCGGAGCCCTTCGGAGGCGCCATTATCATCGGGCAGGAATCCATCACCTACCACAACGGGGATAAATATCTGGCTATCGCTCCTCCCATCATCAAG CAAAGCACCATCGTGTGCCACAACCGCGTGGATCCCAATGGATCACGGTATTTGCTGGGAGACATGGAAGGGCGGCTCTTcatgctgctcctggagaaggaggagcagaTGGATGGCACTGTCACCTTGAAGGATCTGcgtgtggagctgctgggagag ACATCCATTGCTGAGTGTCTGACCTACCTGGATAACGGAGTGGTGTTTGTTGGCTCCAGGCTTGGAGATTCCCAGCTCGTGAAG CTCAACGTGGACAGCAACGAGCAGGGATCCTACGTGGTGGCCATGGAGACCTTCACCAACCTCGGGCCCATTGTGGACATGTGCGTGGTGGACCTGGAGAGGCAAGGCCAAGGCCAG ctggTCACCTGCTCTGGGGCCTTCAAAGAGGGATCGCTGCGGATCATCCGGAATGGCATCGGGATCCATGAGCACGCCAGCATCGACCTGCCCGGCATTAAAG GATTGTGGCCACTGAGGTCGGATCCGCACCGGGAGACGGACAACACCTTGGTGCTGTCCTTTGTTGGCCAGACCAG ggTTCTGATGTTGAACGGAGAGGAAGTGGAAGAGACAGAGCTCACAGGATTTGTGGATGACCAGCAGACATTCTTCTGTGGCAATGTGGCGCATCAGCAGCTGATCCAG ATCACCTCTGCCTCAGTGCGACTGGTCAGCCAGGAGCCCAAATCCCTGGTGAGCGAGTGGAAAGAGCCCAATGGGAAGAACATCAGCGTCGCTTCCTGCAACAGCAACCAGGTGGTGGTGGCCGTGGGAAGAGCCTTGTACTACCTGGAAATCCGGCCCCAGGAGCTCCGGCAGATCAG CTGCACGGAGATGGAGCATGAGGTTGCCTGCCTGGACATCACGCCCCTGGGAGACTCCAACGGGATGTCCCCGCTCTGCGCCATCGGGCTCTGGACCGACATCTCCGCCCGCATCCTGAAGCTCCCGTCCTTCGAGCTGCTGCACAAGGAGATGCTGGGAGGAG AGATTATCCCTCGCTCCATCCTGATGACGACCTTCGAGAGCAGCCACTACCTCCTGTGTGCCCTGGGGGACGGGGCTCTCTTCTACTTCGGCCTCAGCCTCGAGACAG GCTTGCTGAGTGACAGGAAGAAGGTGACCCTGGGCACCCAGCCCACGGTGCTGAGGACATTCCGCTCCTTGTCCACCACCAACGTGTTCGCCTGCTCTGACCGCCCCACCGTCATCTACAGCAGCAACCACAAGCTGGTCTTCTCCAACGTCAACCTCAAGGAGGTCAACTACATGTGCCCCCTCAATTCTGATGGATATCCCGACAG tTTGGCCTTGGCCAACAACAGTACCCTGACCATCGGCACCATTGATGAGATCCAGAAGCTGCACATCCGCACTGTTCCCCTCTATGAGTCGCCCAG GAAAATCTGCTACCAAGAGGTGTCCCAGTGTTTCGGAGTGCTCTCCAGCCGGATCGAGGTGCAGGATGCCAGTGGGGGCACCACGGCGCTCAGAcccagtgccagcacccag gcCTTGTCCAGCAGTGTGAGCACCAGcaagctgttttccagcagcacagctccgCACGAGACATCCTTTGGAGAGGAGGTGGAAGTGCATAACCTGCTCATCATTGACCAGCACACCTTTGAAG tgctCCATGCTCACCAATTCCTGCAAAATGAGTATGCCCTCAGTCTGGTCTCCTGCAAGCTGGGAAAGGATCCCAACACCTACTTCATTGTGGGCACTGCCATGGTGTATCCCGAGGAAGCGGAGCCCAAGCAGGGCCGGATTGTCGTCTTCCACTACTCCGATG ggaagctgcagagctTGGCTGAGAAGGAGGTCAAGGGAGCTGTGTATTCCATGGTGGAATTCAACGGGAAGCTGTTAGCCAGCATCAACAGCACG GTCCGCCTGTACGAGTGGACAGCGGAGAAGGAATTGCGCACGGAATGCAACCATTACAACAACATCATGGCCCTGTACCTGAAGACCAAGGGGGATTTCATCCTGGTGGGAGACCTCATGCGCTCCGTGCTGCTCCTGGCCTACAAACCCATGGAAGGGAATTTCGAGGAG ATTGCCCGGGATTTCAATCCAAACTGGATGAGTGCCGTGGAGATCCTGGATGATGATAATTTCTTGGGAGCAGAGAATGCTTTCAATCTGTTCGTGTGCCAGAAGGACAG CGCGGCCACGACAGATGAGGAGcggcagcacctgcaggaagTGGGATTATCCCACCTGGGAGAGTTCGTCAATGTCTTCTGCCACGGATCCCTGGTCATGCAGAACCTGGGAGAGACTTCCACGCCCACCCAGGGATCCGTGCTCTTCGGCACTGTCAATGGAATGATCG GCCTGGTGACATCCCTGTCGGAAAGCTGGTACAACCTGCTCCTGGACATGCAGAACAGGCTCAACAAAGTCATCAAGAGCGTGGGGAAGATTGAGCATTCCTT ctggagatCGTTCCACACCGAACGGAAGACAGAACCAGCCACGGGATTCATTGATGGAGACCTGATCGAGAGTTTCCTGGACATCAGCAGGCCCAAGATGCAGGAAGTGGTGGCAAACCTGCAG ATCGATGATGGAAGCGGGATGAAGAGGGAAGCCACTGTGGATGACCTGATAAAGATCGTCGAGGAGCTGACCCGGATCCATTAG